In Polaribacter sp. L3A8, a genomic segment contains:
- a CDS encoding dihydroorotase: protein MAKSTLIKNARIVNENNTFLGDVLIENELIKEISSNIKATENVEVIDAEGKFLIPGFIDDQVHFREPGLTHKANIATESRAAVAGGITTFIEMPNTVPQATTQDLLEDKFTIAANDSYANYSFMFGGTNDNLEELLKTDPKKVAGIKLFLGSSTGNMLVDNEEILEKIFSSTKMIISVHCEDEATIRKNTQEFVDKYGDDIPVKYHPIIRSEEACYLSSSKAIELAKKTGARLHIFHVSTAKETELFRNDIPLEEKQITAEVCIHHLWFSDKDYDEKGTHIKWNPAVKTEKDRLGLWEALLDDRIDVLATDHAPHTLEEKDNVYTKAPSGGPLVQHAVTAVLEKVKEGVISIEKAVEKMSHNPAKLFQIEKRGFIKEGYFADIVLIDTNKSQTVSKDNILYKCGWSPFEGTTFSSTITHTFVNGNLIYNNGAFNDDIKGKRLTFNR from the coding sequence ATGGCAAAATCAACTTTAATAAAAAACGCAAGAATCGTAAATGAAAACAACACTTTTTTAGGTGATGTTTTAATTGAAAACGAATTGATAAAAGAAATTTCATCAAACATAAAAGCAACAGAAAACGTTGAAGTTATTGATGCCGAAGGTAAATTTTTAATTCCTGGTTTTATAGATGATCAAGTACATTTTAGAGAACCTGGCTTAACACACAAAGCTAATATTGCCACAGAAAGTAGAGCTGCCGTTGCTGGTGGAATTACTACTTTTATTGAAATGCCAAACACAGTACCACAAGCTACGACCCAAGATTTATTAGAAGATAAATTTACAATTGCTGCAAACGATTCTTATGCCAACTACTCTTTTATGTTTGGTGGTACAAATGATAATTTAGAAGAATTATTAAAAACAGACCCTAAAAAAGTAGCCGGAATTAAATTATTCTTAGGCTCTTCTACAGGAAATATGTTGGTTGATAATGAAGAAATTCTAGAGAAAATTTTCTCATCAACAAAAATGATTATTTCTGTACATTGTGAAGATGAAGCTACAATTAGAAAAAACACACAAGAGTTTGTAGATAAATACGGAGATGACATTCCTGTAAAATACCACCCAATTATTAGAAGTGAAGAAGCTTGTTATTTATCGTCTTCTAAAGCGATTGAACTGGCAAAGAAAACAGGAGCAAGATTGCATATTTTTCATGTATCAACAGCCAAAGAAACCGAGCTTTTTAGAAACGATATTCCTTTAGAAGAAAAACAAATTACTGCAGAAGTTTGTATTCATCATTTATGGTTTTCCGACAAAGATTATGATGAAAAAGGAACGCATATAAAATGGAATCCTGCTGTAAAAACAGAAAAAGACAGGTTAGGTTTATGGGAAGCACTTTTAGATGATAGAATTGATGTTTTAGCAACAGATCACGCTCCACATACTTTAGAGGAAAAAGACAATGTATACACAAAAGCACCAAGTGGAGGACCTTTAGTACAACATGCTGTAACTGCTGTTTTAGAAAAAGTAAAAGAAGGCGTAATATCAATTGAAAAAGCAGTTGAAAAAATGAGTCATAATCCTGCTAAATTATTTCAAATTGAAAAACGTGGTTTTATAAAAGAAGGCTATTTTGCAGATATCGTTTTAATTGATACCAACAAGTCGCAAACTGTTTCTAAAGACAATATTTTATACAAATGCGGTTGGTCTCCTTTTGAAGGCACCACATTTTCATCAACTATAACACATACATTTGTCAACGGAAACTTAATCTACAACAACGGTGCTTTTAATGATGATATTAAAGGAAAACGTCTTACTTTTAATCGCTAA
- a CDS encoding GNAT family N-acetyltransferase: protein MSEISIRTANLNDLETLLEFEQGVIKAERPLDPFLGDGKITYYNIPELITNKDIHLIVAVSNNELIACGYLRLEKSKHYHKNPKHGYIGFIFVKPSFRGNRISNLILEALKNWALKKDLKELRLDVYSNNSGAIKSYERFGFTKSLVNMKMDI from the coding sequence ATGAGTGAAATTTCTATTAGAACCGCTAATCTAAACGACTTAGAAACATTATTAGAATTTGAGCAAGGAGTAATAAAAGCAGAAAGACCTTTAGATCCTTTTTTAGGTGATGGTAAAATAACTTATTACAATATTCCAGAATTAATTACTAACAAAGACATTCATTTAATTGTTGCTGTTTCTAATAACGAATTGATTGCTTGTGGATACCTAAGATTAGAAAAATCTAAACATTATCATAAAAACCCAAAACACGGATATATTGGTTTTATATTTGTAAAACCATCCTTTAGAGGAAATAGAATTAGTAATTTAATTTTAGAAGCCCTAAAAAATTGGGCTTTAAAAAAAGATTTAAAAGAATTAAGATTAGATGTTTATAGCAACAATTCTGGAGCTATAAAATCTTACGAACGCTTTGGTTTTACAAAGAGTTTAGTTAACATGAAAATGGATATTTAA
- a CDS encoding polyprenol monophosphomannose synthase produces the protein MSDALVIIPTYNEKENIEVIIRTTFNQKKEFHILVVDDNSPDGTSKIVENLILEFPNKLFLEKRLGKSGLGTAYIHGFKWALAKNYEYIIEMDADFSHNPKDLVRLYNACEKEGGDVAVGSRYSQGVNVVNWPMKRVLLSYFASKYVRFITRIPLYDTTAGFVCWNRKVLEKIQLDKIKFVGYAFQIEMKFKAWKHGFNIKEVSVIFTDRTLGTSKMSGNIVYEALFGVIKMKLKGLPKQK, from the coding sequence ATGTCAGATGCGTTAGTCATTATACCTACTTATAACGAAAAAGAAAACATAGAAGTTATCATTAGAACCACTTTTAATCAAAAAAAAGAATTTCATATTTTGGTTGTGGATGATAATTCTCCAGACGGAACCTCAAAAATCGTAGAAAACTTAATTTTAGAATTCCCAAATAAACTTTTTTTAGAAAAAAGGTTAGGTAAAAGTGGTTTAGGTACCGCCTATATTCATGGTTTTAAATGGGCATTAGCCAAAAATTACGAATATATTATTGAAATGGATGCAGATTTTTCTCATAATCCAAAAGATTTAGTTCGCCTTTACAATGCTTGTGAAAAAGAAGGTGGAGATGTTGCTGTAGGCTCTAGATACTCACAAGGTGTAAACGTTGTTAATTGGCCAATGAAAAGAGTATTACTCTCTTATTTTGCCTCTAAATACGTACGCTTTATTACAAGAATTCCACTTTATGACACTACCGCTGGTTTTGTTTGTTGGAACAGAAAAGTACTAGAAAAAATACAGTTAGATAAGATAAAATTTGTAGGATACGCTTTTCAAATAGAAATGAAATTTAAAGCATGGAAACATGGTTTTAATATAAAAGAAGTCTCTGTAATTTTTACTGACAGAACCTTAGGAACCTCTAAAATGAGTGGAAACATTGTTTATGAAGCTTTATTTGGTGTGATAAAAATGAAACTAAAGGGACTGCCTAAACAGAAATAA
- a CDS encoding DUF4271 domain-containing protein, with amino-acid sequence MQALDRVVVDNSWITILLVCLLACVFLLRGISAVRLRGCASSLINSNFVETEIEENSSFFDPFKNIIFIFSVFVLSLLVYKIYVFYSPSALEGVYAFFKIFGVVFVYFTIKRLSELLLSFLFMIHKKLDFFLVSKSIYLYAISFLVLVAVVLEEYSQLNTLFLVYFSGVLFSVRFIFHGVRNKKLIFSELFYFILYLCAFEIAPLFILFKLLF; translated from the coding sequence GTGCAAGCATTAGATAGAGTAGTTGTTGATAATAGTTGGATAACCATATTGTTGGTATGCTTATTAGCCTGTGTTTTTCTTTTAAGAGGTATAAGTGCGGTAAGGTTAAGAGGCTGTGCATCCTCTTTAATAAACAGTAATTTTGTTGAAACTGAAATTGAAGAGAATAGTTCTTTTTTTGATCCCTTTAAAAATATAATTTTCATTTTTTCTGTATTTGTTCTTTCACTCTTAGTTTATAAAATTTATGTGTTTTATAGTCCTTCTGCTCTTGAGGGGGTTTATGCTTTTTTTAAAATTTTTGGAGTTGTTTTTGTTTATTTTACCATTAAAAGGTTGTCAGAGTTGCTGCTTTCTTTTTTATTCATGATACATAAAAAACTAGATTTCTTTTTAGTCTCTAAGTCTATTTATTTGTATGCTATTTCTTTTTTAGTACTTGTAGCAGTGGTTTTAGAGGAGTATTCGCAATTAAACACCCTTTTTTTAGTGTATTTTTCTGGAGTATTATTTTCAGTTCGTTTTATATTCCACGGGGTTCGTAATAAAAAGCTGATTTTTAGCGAGTTGTTTTATTTTATTTTGTACCTTTGCGCCTTCGAAATAGCACCGCTATTTATACTGTTTAAATTGCTGTTTTAA